One region of Mangifera indica cultivar Alphonso chromosome 3, CATAS_Mindica_2.1, whole genome shotgun sequence genomic DNA includes:
- the LOC123210145 gene encoding F-box protein PP2-A12-like — protein sequence MGGSLSALFFDPNGSSVSVQAKPGLGDLPESCVASIIARLDPPEICKLAKLNRAFRCASLADVVWESKLPSNYRTLIEKVLGDLKENMSKREIYARLCGVNTLDGGTKKVWLDKSSGGVCLSISAKGLAITGIDDRRYWNHIPSEESRFASVAYLQQIWWFEVDGEMEFPFPVGTYSVFFRLRLGRMAKRFGRHICNSEHVHGWDRKPVQFQLWTSNGQHASSQCILNETGRWIQYHIGDFVVENDNKLMKIKFSMTQIDCTHTKGGLSLDSVQIYPGKYTGRLKYF from the exons atgGGTGGTAGTTTGTCTGCTTTATTTTTTGATCCAAACGGGTCTTCAGTTTCGGTGCAAGCGAAGCCGGGTCTTGGTGATTTGCCAGAGAGTTGTGTGGCGTCAATTATTGCGCGTTTGGATCCGCCGGAGATTTGTAAATTGGCGAAGCTGAACAGGGCTTTTCGCTGCGCGTCTTTGGCTGATGTTGTTTGGGAATCGAAATTGCCGTCAAATTATCGAACTTTGATTGAGAAAGTACTCGGTGATCTCAAAGAAAACATGAGTAAACGAGAGATTTATGCCAGACTTTGTGGTGTTAATACCCTTGATGGTGGCACAAAG AAAGTATGGCTTGATAAGAGTAGTGGTGGGGTGTGTTTATCAATTTCTGCGAAGGGTTTAGCAATCACGGGTATTGATGATCGGCGATATTGGAATCATATTCCCAGTGAGGAATCTAG ATTTGCTTCAGTTGCATATCTTCAGCAAATCTGGTGGTTTGAAGTTGACGGTGAGATGGAGTTCCCTTTCCCAGTGGGAACCTATAGTGTGTTCTTCAGACTGCGGTTGGGTAGGATGGCTAAGAGGTTTGGTCGGCATATCTGCAACTCTGAGCACGTCCATGGTTGGGACAGAAAGCCTGTTCAGTTTCAGCTTTGGACTTCAAATGGTCAGCATGCTTCATCTCAGTGTATCTTGAATGAAACGGGAAGATGGATTCAATACCACATTGGGGACTTTGTTGTTGAGAATGACAATAAGTTAATGAAGATTAAGTTCTCTATGACCCAAATTGACTGCACACACACTAAAGGCGGTCTCAGTTTAGATTCTGTACAAATATACCCTGGAAAATATACAGGGAGGTTAAAGTATTTTTAA
- the LOC123210612 gene encoding scarecrow-like protein 28 produces the protein MLAGCSSSTLVSPRQRLRREASAQFQACHFQLPSMNTQRLDLPCSFPRKDTSRSQPIRPVGLSVDKQIESKTSSCSLKQNIRLPPLATSNNQREIKDEFWERGKNLKRFAEGGLVDESCINRAKRKKCSNDDDGKSDDVHESGDSLSFGQLSSGNFWFQQSFTGQNVPQVPFTLTCSGEDDRVCFVPGDLISPPLPLSNIPWVESIITEITDLGEKGGDETSHRLAKEASGSSTSSESHSLALRLHENPVERDVGNGSKNPNPHQGGVDASEEDNNTQGFELVSLLTECVEAIGTRNIPAINHYIAKLGDLASPRGSSISRLSSYYTEALALRIARLWPHTFHITPPRDLDRLEDDSGSALRLLNQVTPITKFIHFTSNEILLRAFEGKDRVHIIDFDIKQGLQWPSLFQSLASRTNPPSHVRITGIGESKQELNETGDRLSGFAEALNLPFEFHPVVDRLEDVRLWMLHVKERESVAVNCIFQLHKTLYSGNGGALRDFLGLIRSTNPTVVIMAEQEAQNNSPLLENRVSNSLKYYSAIFDLIDFALPLDSPVRMKIEEMFAREIRNIVACEGSDRYERHEFFDNWRRMMEQGGFRCVGISQREMLQSQLLLKMYSCEHYRVKKQGQAGAALTLSWMDQPLYTVSAWTPVDVAGSSSSFSQPI, from the coding sequence ATGTTGGCTGGGTGTTCTAGTTCTACATTGGTCTCACCAAGGCAGAGATTGAGGAGAGAAGCATCTGCACAATTTCAAGCTTGCCATTTTCAGTTGCCTTCAATGAACACACAGAGACTGGACTTGCCATGTAGCTTCCCGCGAAAGGACACTTCAAGGTCACAGCCCATTAGACCTGTTGGACTATCAGTTGATAAGCAAATTGAGTCCAAGACTAGCAGTTGTTCTCTGAAGCAAAACATCCGCCTACCGCCTTTGGCTACCAGCAACAACCAGAGAGAGATCAAAGATGAGTTTTGGGAAAGGGGTAAGAATCTGAAGAGGTTTGCAGAAGGAGGGTTGGTTGACGAGTCTTGCATTAATAGGGCTAAGAGGAAAAAGTGTAGCAATGATGATGATGGAAAGAGTGACGATGTTCATGAAAGTGGAGATAGTTTGAGTTTTGGCCAACTGAGTAGTGGGAACTTTTGGTTTCAGCAAAGTTTCACTGGCCAAAATGTGCCTCAAGTTCCTTTTACTTTGACTTGTTCGGGGGAGGATGATAGGGTCTGTTTTGTGCCTGGTGACTTGATCTCGCCACCCCTGCCATTGTCAAACATTCCTTGGGTGGAATCAATTATAACTGAGATCACTGATTTGGGTGAAAAAGGTGGCGATGAGACCAGCCATAGGCTGGCAAAAGAGGCTTCAGGTTCAAGTACTTCATCAGAGAGTCATAGCTTGGCTCTTAGGCTGCATGAGAATCCTGTGGAGCGTGATGTGGGAAATGGGTCTAAGAATCCTAATCCACATCAAGGTGGTGTGGATGCTAGTGAGGAGGATAACAACACTCAAGGTTTTGAGCTTGTCAGCTTACTTACTGAATGTGTTGAAGCAATTGGCACAAGGAATATCCCTGCCATCAATCATTATATTGCTAAGTTGGGGGATTTAGCTTCCCCAAGAGGGAGCTCTATAAGTCGCCTATCTTCTTACTACACTGAAGCTTTGGCTCTTCGGATTGCCAGGCTTTGGCCTCATACTTTTCATATTACTCCTCCTCGAGATCTTGATCGGCTGGAAGATGATTCAGGTTCTGCATTGAGACTTTTGAACCAGGTGACTCCAATTACAAAGTTTATTCATTTTACATCAAATGAGATATTGCTGAGAGCTTTTGAAGGGAAAGACAGGGTTCACATTATTGATTTTGACATCAAGCAAGGGCTCCAGTGGCCTAGTTTGTTTCAGAGTTTAGCCTCCAGGACTAATCCTCCAAGCCATGTGAGAATCACTGGTATAGGTGAGTCAAAGCAAGAGCTAAATGAAACGGGAGATAGGCTTTCTGGATTTGCTGAGGCACTGAACTTGCCTTTCGAGTTTCATCCAGTTGTAGACAGGCTAGAAGATGTGAGGCTGTGGATGCTGCATGTGAAGGAGAGGGAAAGTGTGGCAGTCAATTGTATCTTTCAGTTGCACAAGACACTGTATAGTGGGAATGGAGGAGCACTCAGGGATTTTTTGGGACTTATTCGAAGTACCAATCCTACAGTAGTAATTATGGCAGAGCAAGAAGCACAGAACAACTCCCCTTTATTGGAGAATAGAGTTTCCAATTCATTGAAGTACTACTCTGCCATTTTTGATCTGATTGATTTTGCCCTCCCATTAGACAGCCCAGTTAGGATGAAGATAGAGGAAATGTTTGCAAGGGAAATCAGGAATATTGTTGCTTGTGAAGGAAGTGACCGATATGAAAGGCATGAGTTTTTTGATAACTGGAGGAGGATGATGGAGCAAGGAGGGTTTCGTTGTGTGGGGATTAGCCAGAGGGAAATGCTTCAGAGCCAACTGCTGTTGAAGATGTACTCTTGTGAGCATTATCGTGTGAAGAAGCAAGGGCAGGCTGGAGCGGCACTTACTCTAAGCTGGATGGATCAGCCTCTTTACACAGTCTCGGCCTGGACGCCTGTTGATGTTGCAGGCAGTTCATCCTCTTTTTCTCAGCCAATTTGA
- the LOC123210613 gene encoding plant UBX domain-containing protein 8-like isoform X2 translates to MEIDDPIESGSRAPPFPLRSMPRTLNPFSPLYPNIRRTFFEGGSDFMNREPFVTQPREVREIPIEVKDVSDTSGHAPTVEDVTESTDAYGPESHGTVIIDEVDEDTRLAMAAPTTLQNDGSHERHSSPTSPAFENLPDYTNEIEEEMIRAAIEASKREVEDFSDSRTEHKQTHLEDADLAHAVSLSLKTAEQEKALCQLGGNVEASKAGSSEPAEVELGKAPTSNGRLEAGSSSIQDEAEEVEEQPLVRHRSRHLSSGSMDLPKEARVAEASSPSSPVQRDISDLPQHNGNVFPDEWGGISSEEHDEAVMLEAAMFGGIPESRYNYPYAPHQFMRPDGSFTWRTPRPPSPSLEAQRLIREQQDDEYLASLQADREKELKAREEAEARRLEEEEARKAALEEEKRNEEETRKKMEEEQEYERQLAAKEASLPQEPSTDDENAVTLLVKMPDGSRRGRRFLKSNKLQSLFDFIDIGRGVKAGTYRLVRPYPRRAFGDGESGLTLNELGLTSRQEALFLELI, encoded by the exons ATGGAAATAGATGATCCAATTGAATCTGGATCTCGGGCGCCTCCTTTTCCACTTCGATCTATGCCAAGAACTTTGAATCCATTCTCACCGCTTTATCCAAATATTCGTAGAACTTTCTTTGAAGGTGGTTCTGACTTTATGAATCGTGAACCATTTGTCACCCAACCAAGAGAGGTTAGAGAGATCCCCATTGAGGTTAAGGATGTCAGTGATACATCTGGTCATGCTCCTACCGTTGAGGACGTCACTGAATCTACAGATGCTTATGGCCCTGAAAGCCATGGGACGGTTATAATTGATGAAGTGGATGAGGATACTCGGTTGGCCATGGCTGCACCGACGACACTGCAGAATGATGGTTCTCATGAAAGGCATAGCAGCCCCACTTCTCCTGCTTTTGAGAATTTGCCAGATTATACCAATGAGATAGAAGAAGAAATGATTCGAGCTGCCATTGAGGCTTCAAAAAGAGAGGTTGAG GACTTCAGTGATTCCAGGACTGAGCATAAGCAAACACATTTGGAAGATGCCGATCTGGCACATGCAGTTTCATTGTCATTGAAG ACAGCAGAGCAAGAGAAAGCTCTCTGTCAGCTAGGAGGAAATGTTGAAGCATCAAAAGCAGGATCTTCTGAGCCAGCTGAGGTGGAGCTAGGGAAAGCACCAACATCAAATGGAAG GTTAGAAGCTGGTAGCTCATCCATCCAAGATGAAGCTGAAGAAGTGGAGGAGCAGCCTCTAGTTAGGCACAGGTCTAGACACTTATCTTCTGGCTCCATGGATTTGCCCAAAGAAGCTAGGGTTGCTGAGGCTAGCTCACCTTCAAGTCCTGTACAACGTGATATCAGCGATCTTCCGCAGCACAATGGAAATGTATTCCCAGATGAG tGGGGTGGTATTTCATCTGAGGAGCATGATGAAGCAGTTATGCTTGAGGCTGCTATGTTTGGTGGGATTCCTGAAAGTAGATATAATTATCCATATGCACCTCATCAGTTTATGCGACCTGATGGATCTTTTACATGGCGGACACCACGTCCTCCATCACCATCTTTAGAAGCTCAACGTTTGATACGTGAACAACAG GATGATGAATATCTTGCATCATTGCAAGCTGACAGAGAGAAAGAATTGAAGGCTAGAGAGGAAGCTGAAGCTCGTCGTCTAGAAGAGGAAGAAGCTAGAAAAGCTgctcttgaagaagaaaaacGGAACGAGGAAGAAACACGTAAGAAAATGGAGGAGGAGCAG GAATATGAAAGACAATTAGCAGCAAAAGAAGCTTCTCTGCCTCAGGAACCATCAACAGATGATGAAAATGCTGTGACCCTTCTGGTGAAAATGCCAGATGGTAGCCGCCGTGGACGCCGATTTCTGAAATCCAATAAGCTACAG TCTCTTTTTGACTTCATAGACATTGGTAGAGGGGTCAAGGCTGGTACATACAGACTG GTGAGGCCGTACCCAAGGCGTGCTTTCGGTGATGGGGAGAGTGGTTTAACACTGAATGAACTGGGCCTGACGAGCAGACAGGAAGCTTTGTTTCTGGAATTAATCTAG
- the LOC123210613 gene encoding plant UBX domain-containing protein 8-like isoform X1: MVRPNQEAIDTFISITGATESVALQKLEEHGGDLNAAVNAFFGEVDRNTTMNIVHQTSVPTEDDFMEIDDPIESGSRAPPFPLRSMPRTLNPFSPLYPNIRRTFFEGGSDFMNREPFVTQPREVREIPIEVKDVSDTSGHAPTVEDVTESTDAYGPESHGTVIIDEVDEDTRLAMAAPTTLQNDGSHERHSSPTSPAFENLPDYTNEIEEEMIRAAIEASKREVEDFSDSRTEHKQTHLEDADLAHAVSLSLKTAEQEKALCQLGGNVEASKAGSSEPAEVELGKAPTSNGRLEAGSSSIQDEAEEVEEQPLVRHRSRHLSSGSMDLPKEARVAEASSPSSPVQRDISDLPQHNGNVFPDEWGGISSEEHDEAVMLEAAMFGGIPESRYNYPYAPHQFMRPDGSFTWRTPRPPSPSLEAQRLIREQQDDEYLASLQADREKELKAREEAEARRLEEEEARKAALEEEKRNEEETRKKMEEEQEYERQLAAKEASLPQEPSTDDENAVTLLVKMPDGSRRGRRFLKSNKLQSLFDFIDIGRGVKAGTYRLVRPYPRRAFGDGESGLTLNELGLTSRQEALFLELI, translated from the exons ATGGTGAGGCCTAATCAAGAAGCAATCGACACCTTTATTAGCATCACAGGTGCCACTGAATCGGTGGCTCTGCAAAAGCTGGAG GAGCATGGTGGTGATCTCAATGCAGCTGTGAATGCATTTTTCGGTGAAGTAGATAGAAACACAACTATGAACAT TGTTCATCAGACATCTGTTCCTACTGAAGATGACTTCATGGAAATAGATGATCCAATTGAATCTGGATCTCGGGCGCCTCCTTTTCCACTTCGATCTATGCCAAGAACTTTGAATCCATTCTCACCGCTTTATCCAAATATTCGTAGAACTTTCTTTGAAGGTGGTTCTGACTTTATGAATCGTGAACCATTTGTCACCCAACCAAGAGAGGTTAGAGAGATCCCCATTGAGGTTAAGGATGTCAGTGATACATCTGGTCATGCTCCTACCGTTGAGGACGTCACTGAATCTACAGATGCTTATGGCCCTGAAAGCCATGGGACGGTTATAATTGATGAAGTGGATGAGGATACTCGGTTGGCCATGGCTGCACCGACGACACTGCAGAATGATGGTTCTCATGAAAGGCATAGCAGCCCCACTTCTCCTGCTTTTGAGAATTTGCCAGATTATACCAATGAGATAGAAGAAGAAATGATTCGAGCTGCCATTGAGGCTTCAAAAAGAGAGGTTGAG GACTTCAGTGATTCCAGGACTGAGCATAAGCAAACACATTTGGAAGATGCCGATCTGGCACATGCAGTTTCATTGTCATTGAAG ACAGCAGAGCAAGAGAAAGCTCTCTGTCAGCTAGGAGGAAATGTTGAAGCATCAAAAGCAGGATCTTCTGAGCCAGCTGAGGTGGAGCTAGGGAAAGCACCAACATCAAATGGAAG GTTAGAAGCTGGTAGCTCATCCATCCAAGATGAAGCTGAAGAAGTGGAGGAGCAGCCTCTAGTTAGGCACAGGTCTAGACACTTATCTTCTGGCTCCATGGATTTGCCCAAAGAAGCTAGGGTTGCTGAGGCTAGCTCACCTTCAAGTCCTGTACAACGTGATATCAGCGATCTTCCGCAGCACAATGGAAATGTATTCCCAGATGAG tGGGGTGGTATTTCATCTGAGGAGCATGATGAAGCAGTTATGCTTGAGGCTGCTATGTTTGGTGGGATTCCTGAAAGTAGATATAATTATCCATATGCACCTCATCAGTTTATGCGACCTGATGGATCTTTTACATGGCGGACACCACGTCCTCCATCACCATCTTTAGAAGCTCAACGTTTGATACGTGAACAACAG GATGATGAATATCTTGCATCATTGCAAGCTGACAGAGAGAAAGAATTGAAGGCTAGAGAGGAAGCTGAAGCTCGTCGTCTAGAAGAGGAAGAAGCTAGAAAAGCTgctcttgaagaagaaaaacGGAACGAGGAAGAAACACGTAAGAAAATGGAGGAGGAGCAG GAATATGAAAGACAATTAGCAGCAAAAGAAGCTTCTCTGCCTCAGGAACCATCAACAGATGATGAAAATGCTGTGACCCTTCTGGTGAAAATGCCAGATGGTAGCCGCCGTGGACGCCGATTTCTGAAATCCAATAAGCTACAG TCTCTTTTTGACTTCATAGACATTGGTAGAGGGGTCAAGGCTGGTACATACAGACTG GTGAGGCCGTACCCAAGGCGTGCTTTCGGTGATGGGGAGAGTGGTTTAACACTGAATGAACTGGGCCTGACGAGCAGACAGGAAGCTTTGTTTCTGGAATTAATCTAG
- the LOC123210614 gene encoding phosphatidylinositol glycan anchor biosynthesis class U protein-like isoform X1 — MSKHSPKMETKLEGKRNKIYRMPSFLFWVVASVIFRLILIYFPKNLNLSSRPEVSTPLTSIRRLAEGYWLKQSSMSPYAGSMYHGSPLLLSLLGPLTVKRIEGQPDHLLCSLLFVLADVMSAILLRATGQNLQAAYAQRLKSLELHALSKNSEILSSGDIAALVYLWNPFTIVACVGLSTSPVENLVVLSSLYGACKRMPALAAFGWVVATHLSLYPAILIIPLIFLLGYGPDAPPRKLFIHSRCSKCGDNPLSNTSCQQEELNQSKLPVTFSWKPVIQFLLWISFWSVYVLILCGISVKQNGGLSEMFKSTYGFILTVEDLSPNMGVLWYFFAEVFEFFRNFFLIVFHVNILFMVLPLAISLNHRPCFLAFVYIAISSMLKSYPSVGDSALYLALLGWFVFELADMQFSFLLFCGYVGVSLLSPVMHNLWIWRGTGNANFYYATAMAFACFQIVLVVEGVSAIRRHDRTLRKLSVTKS, encoded by the exons ATGTCAAAACATTCGCCAAAAATGGAGACGAAGTTAGAAGGGAAGCGCAACAAGATCTACAGAATGCCTTCGTTTTTATTTTGGGTCGTAGCTTCGGTGATTTTCAggctaattttaatttacttccCAAAAAATCTCAACTTATCTTCTCGTCCCGAAGTCTCCACTCCTCTCACCAGCATACGTCGTT tGGCGGAGGGATACTGGCTAAAGCAATCATCAATGTCTCCATACGCAG GTTCAATGTATCATGGTTCTCCTCTGTTACTTTCTCTGCTCGGGCCGCTCACTGTTAAGAG GATTGAAGGGCAACCCGATCATCTTCTGTGCAG TTTACTTTTTGTGCTGGCAGATGTCATGAGTGCAATACTGCTTCGTGCTACCGGTCAGAATCTTCAGGCAGCATATGCTCAAAGATTGAAATCCTTAGAACTCCATGCATTGTCAAAAAATTCAG AGATTCTCTCTTCTGGAGATATTGCTGCTCTTGTGTACTTGTGGAATCCTTTCACAATTGTAGCCTGTGTAGGTTTGTCCACATCACCAGTTGAAAATCTGGTCGTCTTATCATCTCTTTATGGAGCATGTAAAA GAATGCCTGCCTTGGCTGCTTTTGGGTGGGTTGTGGCTACTCATTTATCTCTTTATCCTGCAATATTAATTATTCCG TTGATTTTTTTACTAGGATATGGTCCAGATGCTCCTCCCAGGAAATTGTTCATTCATAGTAGATGCAGCAAATGTGGAGATAATCCCTTAAGTAATACATCTTGTCAACAAGAGGAACTGAATCAGTCAAAGTTACCAGTGACCTTCTCCTGGAAACCAgtcattcaatttttgttgtGGATTTCCTTCTGGTCTGTCTATGTGCTTATTCTATGTGGCATATCAGTTAAACAGAATGGTGGTCTGTCAGAGATGTTTAAAAG TACATATGGATTCATCCTCACTGTGGAAGATTTGTCTCCAAACATGGGTGTTTTGTG GTACTTCTTTGCtgaagtttttgaatttttcagaaatttctTTTTGATAGTGTTCCATGTGAATATTCTATTCATGGTATTGCCATTGGCCATAAGTCTGAACCACCGGCCTTGCTTTTTGGCTTTTGTGTATATTGCTATCTCATCGATGCTCAAATCTTATCCTTCA GTTGGCGATTCAGCTTTATATTTGGCTTTGCTAGGTTGGTTTGTTTTTGAATTAGCAG ATATGCAATTCTCCTTCTTACTCTTTTGCGGATATGTTGGAGTTTCCCTCCTCAGCCCTGTGATGCACAATCTATGGATATGGAGG ggtACTGGCAATGCAAACTTCTATTATGCAACTGCTATGGCTTTTGCTTGCTTTCAG ATTGTTCTGGTGGTTGAGGGTGTAAGTGCGATACGCAGGCATGACCGGACATTGAGAAAGTTATCTGTCACAAAATCTTGA
- the LOC123210614 gene encoding phosphatidylinositol glycan anchor biosynthesis class U protein-like isoform X2: MVLLCYFLCSGRSLLRGLKGNPIIFCADVMSAILLRATGQNLQAAYAQRLKSLELHALSKNSEILSSGDIAALVYLWNPFTIVACVGLSTSPVENLVVLSSLYGACKRMPALAAFGWVVATHLSLYPAILIIPLIFLLGYGPDAPPRKLFIHSRCSKCGDNPLSNTSCQQEELNQSKLPVTFSWKPVIQFLLWISFWSVYVLILCGISVKQNGGLSEMFKSTYGFILTVEDLSPNMGVLWYFFAEVFEFFRNFFLIVFHVNILFMVLPLAISLNHRPCFLAFVYIAISSMLKSYPSVGDSALYLALLGWFVFELADMQFSFLLFCGYVGVSLLSPVMHNLWIWRGTGNANFYYATAMAFACFQIVLVVEGVSAIRRHDRTLRKLSVTKS; this comes from the exons ATGGTTCTCCTCTGTTACTTTCTCTGCTCGGGCCGCTCACTGTTAAGAG GATTGAAGGGCAACCCGATCATCTTCTGTGCAG ATGTCATGAGTGCAATACTGCTTCGTGCTACCGGTCAGAATCTTCAGGCAGCATATGCTCAAAGATTGAAATCCTTAGAACTCCATGCATTGTCAAAAAATTCAG AGATTCTCTCTTCTGGAGATATTGCTGCTCTTGTGTACTTGTGGAATCCTTTCACAATTGTAGCCTGTGTAGGTTTGTCCACATCACCAGTTGAAAATCTGGTCGTCTTATCATCTCTTTATGGAGCATGTAAAA GAATGCCTGCCTTGGCTGCTTTTGGGTGGGTTGTGGCTACTCATTTATCTCTTTATCCTGCAATATTAATTATTCCG TTGATTTTTTTACTAGGATATGGTCCAGATGCTCCTCCCAGGAAATTGTTCATTCATAGTAGATGCAGCAAATGTGGAGATAATCCCTTAAGTAATACATCTTGTCAACAAGAGGAACTGAATCAGTCAAAGTTACCAGTGACCTTCTCCTGGAAACCAgtcattcaatttttgttgtGGATTTCCTTCTGGTCTGTCTATGTGCTTATTCTATGTGGCATATCAGTTAAACAGAATGGTGGTCTGTCAGAGATGTTTAAAAG TACATATGGATTCATCCTCACTGTGGAAGATTTGTCTCCAAACATGGGTGTTTTGTG GTACTTCTTTGCtgaagtttttgaatttttcagaaatttctTTTTGATAGTGTTCCATGTGAATATTCTATTCATGGTATTGCCATTGGCCATAAGTCTGAACCACCGGCCTTGCTTTTTGGCTTTTGTGTATATTGCTATCTCATCGATGCTCAAATCTTATCCTTCA GTTGGCGATTCAGCTTTATATTTGGCTTTGCTAGGTTGGTTTGTTTTTGAATTAGCAG ATATGCAATTCTCCTTCTTACTCTTTTGCGGATATGTTGGAGTTTCCCTCCTCAGCCCTGTGATGCACAATCTATGGATATGGAGG ggtACTGGCAATGCAAACTTCTATTATGCAACTGCTATGGCTTTTGCTTGCTTTCAG ATTGTTCTGGTGGTTGAGGGTGTAAGTGCGATACGCAGGCATGACCGGACATTGAGAAAGTTATCTGTCACAAAATCTTGA
- the LOC123212191 gene encoding cytochrome P450 87A3, which translates to MWAVWIGALLIITFTHWLYRWRNPRCNGKLPPGSMGLPLLGETLQFFTPNTSSDIPPFIKKRMQRYGPIFRTSLVGRPVVISTDSDLNYFIFQQEGHLFQSWYPDTFTEIFGRRNVGSLHGFMYRYLKNMVLNLFGPESLRKMLPEVEQVASRTLQRWSSQDTVELKEATASMIFDLTARKLISYDQDNSSESLRENFGAFIQGLISFPLDIPGTAYHKCLQGRKRAMKMLKKVLQERRENPKKNRDDFFDYVLEELQKETTILTEAIALDLMFVLLFASFETTSLALTLAIKFLSDHPLVLKQLTEEHETILKNRQKADSGLTWQEYKSMTYTFQFINETVRLANVVPGIFRKALTDVQFKGYTIPAGWAVMVCPPAVHLDPAKYDDPLTFNPSRWKGMETNTASKHFMAFGGGMRFCVGTDFTKVQMAVFLHCLVTKCSWRPIKGGNIVRTPGLQFPDGFRVQITKKDVTHESS; encoded by the exons ATGTGGGCTGTCTGGATTGGAGCTTTGCTTATCATTACCTTCACTCATTGGCTTTACAGATGGAGAAATCCCAGATGCAATGGTAAACTCCCTCCTGGTTCAATGGGCTTACCGCTTCTCGGCGAGACCCTTCAGTTCTTCACTCCCAACACTTCTTCTGATATTCCTCCCTTCATCAAGAAAAGGATGCAAAG ATACGGTCCAATATTCCGAACTAGTTTGGTTGGACGACCGGTTGTAATATCAACAGACTCTGATCTCAATTACTTCATCTTCCAGCAAGAGGGGCACCTGTTTCAGAGCTGGTATCCAGATACATTTACGGAGATCTTCGGACGGCGGAATGTGGGTTCATTACATGGGTTCATGTACAGGTATCTTAAGAACATGGTGCTAAATCTCTTTGGTCCTGAAAGCCTGAGGAAAATGCTCCCTGAAGTTGAGCAGGTAGCATCCAGAACATTACAACGATGGTCGAGCCAGGATACAGTTGAATTGAAAGAAGCAACTGCAAGT ATGATATTTGATCTAACTGCAAGGAAGCTAATAAGTTATGATCAAGACAACTCCTCAGAGAGCCTAAGAGAGAACTTTGGTGCATTTATTCAAGGATTAATCTCCTTCCCTTTGGACATTCCAGGAACAGCTTACCACAAATGTTTACAG ggTAGAAAAAGAGCGATGAAGATGCTGAAAAAGGTGCTacaagaaagaagagaaaacccaaaaaagaaTCGGGATGATTTTTTCGATTATGTCCTAGAAGAGCTTCAGAAAGAGACAACAATCCTCACAGAGGCAATTGCTCTGGACTTGATGTTTGTGCTGCTGTTTGCTAGCTTCGAAACAACTTCCTTAGCCTTAACTTTGGCAATCAAATTTCTCTCCGATCATCCTCTGGTGCTGAAACAATTAACA GAGGAGCATGAGACAATTCTAAAAAATCGACAAAAAGCTGACTCTGGACTTACATGGCAAGAATACAAATCAATGACATATACATTTCAG TTCATAAACGAAACAGTTAGACTGGCAAATGTAGTTCCAGGAATATTCAGAAAAGCACTCACTGATGTCCAGTTTAAAG GATATACCATTCCAGCTGGTTGGGCAGTTATGGTATGTCCCCCGGCTGTACACTTGGATCCAGCAAAATATGACGACCCCCTAACCTTCAATCCAAGTAGATGGAAG GGAATGGAGACAAACACTGCATCTAAGCACTTCATGGCTTTTGGCGGTGGCATGAGATTCTGTGTTGGAACAGACTTTACCAAAGTGCAGATGGCTGTATTTCTCCATTGCTTGGTCACTAAGTGCAG CTGGCGACCGATCAAAGGAGGCAATATAGTTCGAACACCTGGTTTACAATTTCCAGACGGCTTTCGTGTTCAGATTACAAAGAAAGATGTAACACATGAATCTTCATAA